In the genome of Abyssalbus ytuae, the window CTGGGCGAAAATACAATTTTTGAAAAAGGAAATGATCTATCTGTAATCGAAAGGTTAGGGTTTTCAAAATGTAGGGTATCCATAGCAGTTCCTAAAGAGGCAGATTATAGTTCTGTTAATGATTTAAAAGGAAAACGCATTGCCACTTCATATCCGAATACTGTAAACCATTTTCTGTCGGAAAACGGGGTTAAGGCTGAATTACATATTATTAACGGTTCTGTTGAAATAGCTCCCAATATAGGTTTGGCAGATGCTATTGTAGATATTGTTTCAAGTGGAAGTACTCTTTTTAAAAATAATTTGAAAGAGGTTGAAACTATTTTAAAAAGTGAAGCTGTGTTGGTTGCCTCTCCTAAAATTACTTCAGAATTAAATGCTATATTAAAACAACTTCAATTTAGAATTCAATCTGTTCTAAAAGCCCGCGAATTCAGATATGTTTTGTTAAATGCACCTAATGACAAAATTAAAGACATTATCACAATTTTACCCGGCATGAAAAGTCCTACTGTTTTACCACTGGCTGAAGAAGGATGGAGCTCAGTACATACTGTTATTAATAAAGATAAATTCTGGGATATAATTGATGAATTAAAAACAAACGGTGCAGAAGGAATTCTCGTTTGTCCGATTGAAAAAATGGTACTATAATACGCTGAACTTGTTTTAATATTTTTTAAATGTTAAATATTATGAATTTCAAGATTGAACTCATACCCTCAGAAAAAATGTTTTCCATTATTCCTTTACTCAGGATTTTAAATAACACAATTTCTTCTGAAACCCTGGAACAAAGAATAACAGAAATGCTAAAACAAGGCTATAAATGTGTGGGAGTGTATGAAGATGATAAATTAATTGGAATTTCAGGATTATGGATTCTTACCAAATATTATGTAGGAAAGCATATTGAACCGGACAATGTGATTATTCATCCGGATTATCAGGGAAAAGGAGTGGGTAAGTTAATGATGGAGTGGATTTTTAATTATGCCAAATCGATAAATTGTGAGGCATCGGAACTTAATTGTTACGTAACTAATAATAACGGAATCAAGTTTTGGGTAAACTCCGGCTATAAAATTATAGGGTATCACTTTCAGAAAAAGTTTATTTAGAGTCAAATGAAAAAAATATACAATCCAGATAAAAAAGAATGGCCTTCAATACTGGCCAGACCTACAAAATCTGTTGAAGATATTGAAAATACAGTATATAATATCTTCCGTGATGTAGAATTGAATAAAGACGAAGCTGTTCGTAAATATACACTTCAATTTGATGGTGTGTCAATTGATTCGTTTACCGTAAAAAGCGAAGAAATAGAGGAAGCAAAAGAATTGATAAGTACAGATTTAAAATCGGCTATACAATTAGCATATTCAAATATCAAAAAATTTCATAATGCCCAGAAAACTTCCAGGGTTGAAATGGAAACGACTGAAGGAGTATTATGCTGGCAGGAAAAACGCCCGATTGAAAAAGTAGGGGTTTATATCCCGGGAGGCACGGCCCCGTTATTCTCTACAGTTTTGATGCTGTGTATTCCGGCTAAGCTAGCAGGTTGTAAAGAAATAATATTATGTACTCCACCTGATAAAGAAGGTAAAATTAATCCTGCAATTTTATACACGGCACATTTGTGTGGAATAAAACAGATTATTAAAACAGGAGGCATTCAGGCTATAGCAGGATTAACTTTTGGAACACAAACTATTCCGAAGGTTTATAAAATTTTCGGACCTGGAAATCAATATGTAACAGTTGCCAAACAACTGGCTACAAAATTTGGAGTATCCATTGATATGCCTGCAGGCCCCTCCGAATTACTTGTGGTAGCCGATGATACTTGTGACCCGTCTTTTGTGGCGTCAGATTTACTTTCCCAGGCCGAACATGGAACTGATAGTCAGGTTATTTTGGTTTCTACTTCAAAAAATATACTGGAGGAGGTGGAGAAACAGGTAGAATCCCAGCTGGATGCCTTACCCCGAAAAGCTGTCGCACAAAAAGCCATAGAAAATTCAAAACTAATTTATTTGGAAAATGATGAGACTACCTTAGAGTTAATTAATGAGTACGGACCGGAACATTTTATTATCTGTACCGAAAATGAAGAATTTTATATAGATGGTATCCAAAATGCCGGTTCTGTTTTTATTGGCAATTATACTCCCGAAAGTGCAGGCGATTATGCATCAGGAACTAATCATACATTACCAACCAATGGTTATGCAAAACAATACAGTGGTGTGAACCTGGATAGCTTTATGAAGAGTATGACCTTTCAAAAAATTTCCGAAACGGGTATTAAAAATATAGGAAAAGCCATAGAGCTGATGGCAGAAGCCGAAGGTTTACAAGCTCATAAAAATGCAATTAGTTTAAGATTGAAAAGTTTAGAAAAATGAAAATAGAGATATTGGACAAGAAGGATATAAATGATTCTTATGAAAAACAGGTAAGGGAATTATTCACCCAATTGAGCTCTCGAAGACAAGAATCATTGATTGATTTGTTTAATAATAACCATGAATTGTATATAGTAGTTTGTAAAGAAAATGAAAAAATCTTAGGAATAGCCTTAATGGCCTGTTATAAAGTGATTTCAGGTTATAAAGGGTGGATTGAAGATGTAGTAGTTGATAAAAATCATCGTAATCAGGGTGTGGGGAGAAAATTAATAGAAAAATTAATTGAGACAGCTGAAAAAATTAACCTAAGAGAAATCTTATTATTTACAGAAGATCAAAAGCATGCCGCAATAAACCTCTATAAAAATAAGGGATTTGAATTGAAGGAAAGTAGAATTTATGTGAAAAATATTATAAAATAGATAGGATGAAAACAAATTCATTCAATATACAAAATCTGGTCAGGGATAATGTCAGGAAGTTAAAACCTTATTCGTCAGCGCGTGACGAATTTAAGGATTTTGATAAGGATATGATTTTTCTCGATGCTAATGAAAATCCTTTTAACAATGGCGTCAATCGTTATCCTGACCCCCGGCAACTAAACTTAAAAGCTGTTTTAGCAAAGCAAAAAGGCGTTGGGATCGATAATATTCTGTTGGGTAACGGCAGTGATGAGGTACTTGATCTTATTTACAGGACTTTTTGCGAGCCTAAAATTGATAATATCCTTACTTTACCACCTACTTACGGAATGTATAAAGTACTGGCAGAAACAAATGATATTGAGAACAGAGAAGTATTGCTGAATAAAGACTTTCAACCTGACCCGGAAAAGATATTATCATCAGCGGATGATTATTCCAAATTACTGTTTATTTGTTCGCCTAATAATCCGACAGGGAATGCGTTTTATCCTGAGTTGATAGAAGAGCTAATTAAAAGTTTTAACGGGATAGTAGTTATAGATGAAGCATACATTGATTTTTCTTCCCAAAAAAGTTGGTTGAGCCGATTAAATGAATTTCCAAATCTAATAGTTATACAAACACTTTCTAAAGCCTATGGTATGGCAGGGATCAGGTTAGGAATTTGTTATGCTTCTTCGGAAATAATATCAATTTTAAATAAAATAAAACCCCCATATAATGTAAATAGTTTAACCCAGCAAAAAGCATTGGAAAGAGTTTTAAATACAAAAGAAATTGATAAAGAAATAGAAACGATATTAAAAGAAAGGGATAATTTAATGGAGAATTTAGAAAAGATAAGTTTTGTTTCTGAAATTTATCCTACCGATGCCAATTTTGTATTAATAAGAGTAGATGACGCAACAAAAAGGTATAATCAGTTAATTGAAAAAGGAATTGTGATTCGTAACCGGACAACACAACCTCTGTGTGAAAACACATTACGATTTACTGTGGGTACCCCGAAAGAAAATGCGAAATTGATTAAAATACTAAAAGAAATATAAGTATATATCTTTTCGCACTTGAAGCGGATTCAATAATATATTAACTAAATCCAGATTCCTGCGAAAGCATGAATGACAAAAAAACATGAAGAAAGTTTTATTTATAGATAGGGACGGAACCATTATTAAAGAACCGGAAGATGAGCAAATAGATGCTTTTGAAAAGCTGATATTTTATCCAAAAGTATTTCAATACCTGGCAAAAATAGCATCAGAACTGAATTTCGAATTGGTAATAATCACTAACCAGGATGGTTTAGGTACTGCAGGTTTTCCCGAAGATAGCTTTTGGCCGGTTCACAATTTTATTTTACAGTCTTTTGAAAATGAAGGTGTCAAATTCAATAAAGTTTTTATTGATAGAACTTTTGCAAAAGATAATGCACCCACCAGGAAGCCAAATACAGGATTATTAACTGAGTATTTTTCAGAAGAATATGATTTAAAAAATTCGTTTGTAATAGGAGACAGGTTAACTGATATTGAATTGGCTAAAAACTTAGGGGCAAAAGGTGTTTTCATAAATGATCATACTAATCTGGGAACTGGGGAAATTACAGTAAAAAGGGAAGAGTTAGATAAATTTATAGCCCTTGAAACCAATGATTGGAAGCGTATTTATGAATTTTTAAAGTTAGAAGACAGAATTGCCGAAATTAAAAGAACTACTAACGAAACTGATATTTACATTAAACTGAATTTGGATGGCACAGGAAAAAGCCGGATTGATACCGGGATAGCTTTTTTTGATCACATGTTAGACCAAATAGCACGGCATGGCCAAATGGATTTAAGCATAAACGTAAAAGGTGATCTTGAAGTGGATGAGCATCATACAATTGAAGATACGGCAATTGCATTAGGAGAAGTTTTCAGTAAGGCGTTAGGTAATAAACTTGGAATAGAGCGCTATGGTTTCTGTTTGCCTATGGATGATTCTTTGGCCCAGGTAGCAATTGATTTTGGTGGTAGAAACTGGTTGGTGTGGGATGCAGAATTTAAAAGAGAAATGATTGGCAAAATGCCAACCGAAATGTTTTACCATTTTTTTAAATCGTTTACAGATGGCGCCAAAGCCAATTTGAATATTAAAGTAGAAGGAAATAATGAACACCATAAAATAGAAGCCATTTTTAAAGCATTTGCAAAAGCAATAAAAGTAGCGGTAAAACGTGATACAGAAAAAATGATTTTACCCAGTACAAAAGGGATGCTTTAAATTCTTTTTCCTTCTACATTCAATTTACTTAAATAGATTCCCTTGAAAAAAGGGAATGACAAGATAAAAAAATGAAAATTGTAATAATAGATTACGGCGCAGGAAATATCCAAAGTATTAAATTCGCTATTCAGCGTTTGGGTTATCATGCTGTTTTAACGTATAATGCCGAAGAAATTAAAAAAGCTGATAAAGTTATTTTTCCGGGAGTGGGAGAAGCAAGTAGTGCCATGAAAAAGTTAAAAGCAACCGGGTTGGATAAACTTATTCCGCAACTACAGCAACCTGTTTTGGGTATATGTTTAGGAATGCAGTTAATGTGTAAATTTTCAGAAGAGGGAAATACTGAAGGCTTGGGCATTTTTCATGATAATGTGGTAAAATTCAATCATAATGTAAAGGTTCCTCAAATAGGTTGGAATCAAATCTCAAATCTCAAATCCGATTTATTTACCGGAGTTAAAGAAAATGAATACATGTATTTGGTCCATAGTTATTATGCACCAATTTGTGAAGAAACCATTGCAACCAGTTTTTACGGACTCGAATATTCCACAGCATTAAAAAAAGATAATTTTTACGGAGTGCAATTTCACCCGGAAAAGAGTAGCAAAGCAGGAGAGAAAATCTTAAAGAATTTCTTAAAGGCAGAAGTAAAAAGTTAAAAACACGAAGAATTTTAATTATGAAAAATGATTTAAAAGACAGAACTCAAAAGTTTGTAATTGATTGTTGGTATTCGTACTTCTAATTTTATAAATTATATTAATTATGAGAATAATACCGGCCATAGACATAATTGAAGGTAAATGTGTTCGCCTTTCAAAAGGAGATTACAACACAAAAAAAATATATAATGAAAACCCTTTGGAAATAGCAAAGCAATTTCAGGATCACGGAATTGAATATTTGCATTTAGTAGATCTGGATGGCGCTAAAAGTAAGCATATTGTCAATCATAAAGTATTATATGAGATAGCTGCTAAAACTAATTTAAAGGTAGATTTTGGCGGTGGATTAAAATCGGATGAAGATTTACGAATTGCTTTTGAAAATGGTGCTAATCAAATTACCGGAGGAAGTATTGCCGTTAAGAATCCCGGCAAATTCAAAAATTGGTTGGATATCTACGGAAGTGATAAAATTATTCTGGGAGCTGATGCCCATAATGAAAAAGTAGCAGTGAGTGGCTGGCAGGAAGAATCAAATGAAGAACTGATCCCTTTTATAAAAAAGTTTCAAAGTGAGGGTATCAAATATATTATTTGCACAGATATTTCTAAAGACGGAATGCTCCAGGGACCATCATTTGGATTATACCAAAAAATACTAAAAGAATGTCATTCTGAGGCTCTCGGAACATCTTTAAAATTAATAGCTTCCGGTGGTATTTCTTCTTTTGATGAGCTGCCTGAACTTGCCCGGTTAGGTTGTGAAGGAACAATTATTGGCAAAGCTATTTATGAAGGAAGAATAACTTTAAAACAATTGGAAAATTATAATATGAACGTAAATTAGAAGTACGAAATTAGGAGTTATGATAATTGCGGGATAACTACGCAAATCTACTTCTAACTTCACACTTCTAACTTCTAACTTTAGAATTGTGTTAACAAAAAGAATAATACCTTGTTTAGATATTAAAAATGGGCGTACTGTAAAAGGTATAAATTTTTTAGGCCTCAGGGATGCCGGAGATCCGGTAGAATTGGCAGCCCGTTATGCCGATGAAGGTGCTGATGAGTTGGTCTTTCTTGATATTTCAGCTACGGAAGAGCGTAGAAAAACATTGGCGGATTTGGTGCTTCATGTAGCAGAAAAAGTAAATATTCCGTTTACAGTCGGAGGTGGAATTTCATCTGTAGATGATGTGGATATTTTATTAAAATGCGGAGCCGATAAAGTTTCAGTTAACTCATCGGCAGTAAAAAATCCACGGTTAATTAATGATCTCGCCGCCAAATTTGGTAGTCAGTGTGTGGTAGTTGCCATAGATGCCAGGCAAATTGACGGGGAATGGAAAGTGCATTTAGTAGGAGGTAAAGTTCCCACGGAGTTAGACCTGTTTGAATGGGCTATGGAAGTAGAAAAGCGTGGGGCAGGAGAGATATTGTTTACTTCAATGGATCATGATGGTACTAAAAACGGTTTCGCAAATGAAGCACTTTTAAAATTGTCAAGGAGCCTGAACATCCCTATAATAGCTTCGGGAGGAGCAGGTAAGATTCAACATTTTGTTGATACTTTTATAAATGGAGAAGCTGATGCTGCCTTAGCTGCCAGTGTTTTTCATTTTAAAGAAATAGAAATCAAAGATTTAAAAACAGAATTAAAACAAAATAATATACCGGTACGTATATAGTATGATTTATTCAATTAGAAGTACGGTTTTTTCAAGTATATATTTCTAATTTTACTTATTACACTTTGTACCTCATATTGCAAAATTCGAATTATGAATATAGATTTTACAAAAAATAACGGACTTGTACCGGCGATAATTCAGGATATAGACACTAGAAAAGTTTTAATGCTTGGGTATATGAATGAAGAAGCCTACCGACAAACTATTGAAACAAAAAAAGTTACTTTTTTTAGCAGGACTAAAAACAGATTATGGACTAAAGGGGAAGAAAGCGGTAACTACCTTAACCTTGTTGATGTTAAAAACGATTGCGACAATGACACCTTATTAGTTAGAGTTCATCCTGCTGGCCCCACATGTCATAAAGGAACAGATACCTGTTGGGGCGAACAGAATATTTTTTCTTATGGGTTTTTATCAAAGTTGGAAGAGGTTATTAAGGACAGAAAAGAGAATCGTTCGGAAAAAAGTTATGTATCGTCTTTATTTAAAAGCGGAATTAATAAAATAGCCCAAAAGGTAGGAGAGGAAGCAGTTGAAACAGTAATTGAAGCAAAAGACAACAATGATGAGCTGTTTTTAAATGAATGTGCAGATCTTTTATTTCATTATTTAATATTACTGCAGGCAAAAGGTTTTAAATTAGAGGATATAGCGAGTGTGCTTAGAAAAAGGCACAACAAATAATTTATATAATCCAGTAGTATCCTATAAACTGTGTAAATAGAAAATAACGGGGGTCATGACCCCCGTTATTTTTTTGTTTAACTTTAAATTTTACACAGGATGAAAAAAGAAGATTTATTTAATGATGAATTTCTAAAACAGTTCAAAACAGGAGAAGAACTGAACAGTTTTCTAAAAGCCCTCCAAAAGCGAGGGATCGAAAAAATGCTTGAAGGTGAATTAGATGGTCATTTAGGCTATGACAAGCATCAAAAATCCGATACATCCAATGCCCGCAACGGGTATGGTGAAAAGAAAGTGAAGACCAGTTTTGGGGAATCCCAGATTAAGGTTCCCCGGGACAGGGAAGCTTCCTTCAACCCCATGATCGTACCCAAACGGGGTAATATGGTCGATGGATTGGAAAATGTCATTGTCTCGCTTTATGCCAAAGGGATGAGCAATAGCGATATCGAAGAGCAGATCCGTGAGGTTTATAATTTTGATGTGTCAACCTCGACCATCTCCCGGATCACCGAAAAGGTAAGCAATGATATTGTTGCCTGGCAGAACCGTCCCCTGGAATCGCTCTACATGATTGTCTGGATGGACGGGATTGTTTTCAAGGTTCGGGAAAATTCCAAAGTGATCAACAAAACTGTTTATATGGCGGTGGGACTTCGTCAGGATGGGATCAAAGAAGTCCTGGGCTTATGGTTGGGCAAAAATGAATCAGCTGCCTTCTGGATGCATGTGCTGACCGATATCAAGGCCCGGGGTGTAGAAGATATCCTCATTACGGCTACTGACAATTTAAACGGCTTTACTGAAACCATCAAGAACGTTTTCCCGCAATCCACGACCCAGGTTTGTGTGGTACACCAAATACGCAATGCTTCACGGTATGTGGTCTGGAAAGATAAAAAGGATTTTACAGCTGATATGAAGCATATTTACAATGCCCCTAACAAGCAGGCAGCCAAGGCTGCTTTGGAGGATTTTGCTACACGTTGGGAGTCCAAGTATGCCTATGCGGTCAAAAGCTGGAGGGAACATTGGGAAGAGCTTACCGCCTTCTTCGACTTTCCGGTGGAGATTAGAAAAATCATTTACACCACCAACCTGATTGAAAACCTCAATGGAAAAATTAGAAAATACACCAAAAACAAACTCTCATTTCCAACCGATGAAGCTGTGATGAAATCCGTATATTTGGCCTTAAGGGAAGCCACCAAAAAGTGGACACAGCCTATTCGAAATTGGGGAGTGATTCTCAACCAGTTCTTAACTTTATTTGAAGATAGGGTCAAGCTTTAAAAAAAACCTGACCCTCGTATTTTTAAATTACACACTTTTTGGGATAGTGTCTATAATCCTTTCGGTATGAGTGTATACGTTAAAACTGTTTTCTTTATGAAATCCTGTAAGCGTTATATTATTTGCATGAGCTAACTGCACAGACAGACTGGAAGGAGCACCCACGGCCACTATAAAAGGTATTCCTGCTTTTACAGCTTTTTGAACAAGTTCGAAACTGATCCTTCCGCTCAGAAATAATATATGATTATTAAGGGGTAATAATTCATTAAGAAAAGCCTCTCCAATTAGTTTATCCAAAGCATTATGTCTGCCAATATCTTCTTTTGCTAAGAGTAATTCCCCTTTCAGGTCAAATAATGCACAGCCATGTATTCCACCTGTAAATTTAAAAACAGTTTGTTTTTGTATAAGCTTATCTCCTAATTCCCATAATATTTCCCGTGA includes:
- the hisD gene encoding histidinol dehydrogenase, with translation MKKIYNPDKKEWPSILARPTKSVEDIENTVYNIFRDVELNKDEAVRKYTLQFDGVSIDSFTVKSEEIEEAKELISTDLKSAIQLAYSNIKKFHNAQKTSRVEMETTEGVLCWQEKRPIEKVGVYIPGGTAPLFSTVLMLCIPAKLAGCKEIILCTPPDKEGKINPAILYTAHLCGIKQIIKTGGIQAIAGLTFGTQTIPKVYKIFGPGNQYVTVAKQLATKFGVSIDMPAGPSELLVVADDTCDPSFVASDLLSQAEHGTDSQVILVSTSKNILEEVEKQVESQLDALPRKAVAQKAIENSKLIYLENDETTLELINEYGPEHFIICTENEEFYIDGIQNAGSVFIGNYTPESAGDYASGTNHTLPTNGYAKQYSGVNLDSFMKSMTFQKISETGIKNIGKAIELMAEAEGLQAHKNAISLRLKSLEK
- a CDS encoding GNAT family N-acetyltransferase — translated: MNFKIELIPSEKMFSIIPLLRILNNTISSETLEQRITEMLKQGYKCVGVYEDDKLIGISGLWILTKYYVGKHIEPDNVIIHPDYQGKGVGKLMMEWIFNYAKSINCEASELNCYVTNNNGIKFWVNSGYKIIGYHFQKKFI
- the hisG gene encoding ATP phosphoribosyltransferase; amino-acid sequence: MTKLKIAIQKSGRLNDESLKILKDCGISIDNGIDQLKASARNFPLEVMYLRNGDIPQYLRDGVVDIAILGENTIFEKGNDLSVIERLGFSKCRVSIAVPKEADYSSVNDLKGKRIATSYPNTVNHFLSENGVKAELHIINGSVEIAPNIGLADAIVDIVSSGSTLFKNNLKEVETILKSEAVLVASPKITSELNAILKQLQFRIQSVLKAREFRYVLLNAPNDKIKDIITILPGMKSPTVLPLAEEGWSSVHTVINKDKFWDIIDELKTNGAEGILVCPIEKMVL
- the hisH gene encoding imidazole glycerol phosphate synthase subunit HisH, which produces MKIVIIDYGAGNIQSIKFAIQRLGYHAVLTYNAEEIKKADKVIFPGVGEASSAMKKLKATGLDKLIPQLQQPVLGICLGMQLMCKFSEEGNTEGLGIFHDNVVKFNHNVKVPQIGWNQISNLKSDLFTGVKENEYMYLVHSYYAPICEETIATSFYGLEYSTALKKDNFYGVQFHPEKSSKAGEKILKNFLKAEVKS
- a CDS encoding GNAT family N-acetyltransferase, coding for MKIEILDKKDINDSYEKQVRELFTQLSSRRQESLIDLFNNNHELYIVVCKENEKILGIALMACYKVISGYKGWIEDVVVDKNHRNQGVGRKLIEKLIETAEKINLREILLFTEDQKHAAINLYKNKGFELKESRIYVKNIIK
- the hisB gene encoding bifunctional histidinol-phosphatase/imidazoleglycerol-phosphate dehydratase HisB codes for the protein MKKVLFIDRDGTIIKEPEDEQIDAFEKLIFYPKVFQYLAKIASELNFELVIITNQDGLGTAGFPEDSFWPVHNFILQSFENEGVKFNKVFIDRTFAKDNAPTRKPNTGLLTEYFSEEYDLKNSFVIGDRLTDIELAKNLGAKGVFINDHTNLGTGEITVKREELDKFIALETNDWKRIYEFLKLEDRIAEIKRTTNETDIYIKLNLDGTGKSRIDTGIAFFDHMLDQIARHGQMDLSINVKGDLEVDEHHTIEDTAIALGEVFSKALGNKLGIERYGFCLPMDDSLAQVAIDFGGRNWLVWDAEFKREMIGKMPTEMFYHFFKSFTDGAKANLNIKVEGNNEHHKIEAIFKAFAKAIKVAVKRDTEKMILPSTKGML
- a CDS encoding IS256 family transposase, which codes for MKKEDLFNDEFLKQFKTGEELNSFLKALQKRGIEKMLEGELDGHLGYDKHQKSDTSNARNGYGEKKVKTSFGESQIKVPRDREASFNPMIVPKRGNMVDGLENVIVSLYAKGMSNSDIEEQIREVYNFDVSTSTISRITEKVSNDIVAWQNRPLESLYMIVWMDGIVFKVRENSKVINKTVYMAVGLRQDGIKEVLGLWLGKNESAAFWMHVLTDIKARGVEDILITATDNLNGFTETIKNVFPQSTTQVCVVHQIRNASRYVVWKDKKDFTADMKHIYNAPNKQAAKAALEDFATRWESKYAYAVKSWREHWEELTAFFDFPVEIRKIIYTTNLIENLNGKIRKYTKNKLSFPTDEAVMKSVYLALREATKKWTQPIRNWGVILNQFLTLFEDRVKL
- the hisIE gene encoding bifunctional phosphoribosyl-AMP cyclohydrolase/phosphoribosyl-ATP diphosphatase HisIE; this translates as MNIDFTKNNGLVPAIIQDIDTRKVLMLGYMNEEAYRQTIETKKVTFFSRTKNRLWTKGEESGNYLNLVDVKNDCDNDTLLVRVHPAGPTCHKGTDTCWGEQNIFSYGFLSKLEEVIKDRKENRSEKSYVSSLFKSGINKIAQKVGEEAVETVIEAKDNNDELFLNECADLLFHYLILLQAKGFKLEDIASVLRKRHNK
- the hisF gene encoding imidazole glycerol phosphate synthase subunit HisF — its product is MLTKRIIPCLDIKNGRTVKGINFLGLRDAGDPVELAARYADEGADELVFLDISATEERRKTLADLVLHVAEKVNIPFTVGGGISSVDDVDILLKCGADKVSVNSSAVKNPRLINDLAAKFGSQCVVVAIDARQIDGEWKVHLVGGKVPTELDLFEWAMEVEKRGAGEILFTSMDHDGTKNGFANEALLKLSRSLNIPIIASGGAGKIQHFVDTFINGEADAALAASVFHFKEIEIKDLKTELKQNNIPVRI
- the hisC gene encoding histidinol-phosphate transaminase translates to MKTNSFNIQNLVRDNVRKLKPYSSARDEFKDFDKDMIFLDANENPFNNGVNRYPDPRQLNLKAVLAKQKGVGIDNILLGNGSDEVLDLIYRTFCEPKIDNILTLPPTYGMYKVLAETNDIENREVLLNKDFQPDPEKILSSADDYSKLLFICSPNNPTGNAFYPELIEELIKSFNGIVVIDEAYIDFSSQKSWLSRLNEFPNLIVIQTLSKAYGMAGIRLGICYASSEIISILNKIKPPYNVNSLTQQKALERVLNTKEIDKEIETILKERDNLMENLEKISFVSEIYPTDANFVLIRVDDATKRYNQLIEKGIVIRNRTTQPLCENTLRFTVGTPKENAKLIKILKEI
- the hisA gene encoding 1-(5-phosphoribosyl)-5-[(5-phosphoribosylamino)methylideneamino]imidazole-4-carboxamide isomerase, which codes for MRIIPAIDIIEGKCVRLSKGDYNTKKIYNENPLEIAKQFQDHGIEYLHLVDLDGAKSKHIVNHKVLYEIAAKTNLKVDFGGGLKSDEDLRIAFENGANQITGGSIAVKNPGKFKNWLDIYGSDKIILGADAHNEKVAVSGWQEESNEELIPFIKKFQSEGIKYIICTDISKDGMLQGPSFGLYQKILKECHSEALGTSLKLIASGGISSFDELPELARLGCEGTIIGKAIYEGRITLKQLENYNMNVN